One Sphingomonas sp. FARSPH DNA segment encodes these proteins:
- a CDS encoding FAD assembly factor SdhE, with protein MDHATRLKRLKFRAWHRGTKEADLMIGGFFDAHGASLTPAELDWFEMLLEEQDVDIMAWAIGSMPCPERWQGPMMDRMRAITYVPTF; from the coding sequence ATGGATCACGCCACCCGCCTCAAACGCCTGAAGTTCCGCGCCTGGCACCGCGGCACCAAGGAGGCGGACCTGATGATCGGCGGGTTCTTCGACGCGCACGGGGCCAGCCTGACGCCGGCGGAACTCGACTGGTTCGAGATGCTTCTGGAGGAACAGGACGTCGACATCATGGCGTGGGCGATCGGATCGATGCCGTGCCCGGAGCGCTGGCAGGGGCCGATGATGGACCGGATGCGGGCGATCACCTACGTGCCGACGTTCTAG
- the recG gene encoding ATP-dependent DNA helicase RecG — MRPLILNPLFAEVTALKGVGPALAKPLERLGLARVVDVAFHLPSGWVDRVARDELDEADVGRIIAIQLTPTDYRVSSGRGPTRVQAVDARGNHVSLVYFGGSSGWVKKLLPLGEPRRVSGKLEQYGQTLQIIHPDLAEPDEPFRAREPIYPLSEGLTSRRLGALAQQAVERAPALPEWIEPGLKAKRGWPDWRDALARVHDDPADKAARERLAYDEVFANQLAMTLVRADTRKRRGRALHGDGRLRDLLQLPYTLTGAQSRTIAEIEGDLAQTAPMLRLLQGDVGAGKTLVAAFAMLIAVEAGAQAAMLAPTEILARQHYEVLRRTLAGLPIAIAVLTGRDKGRAREATLMALAAGEIDILVGTHAIFQDAVGYKDLALVVVDEQHRFGVAERMMLQAKGRTPPHLLAMTATPIPRTLTLAQYGEMDVSRLDEMPPGRQPIETRVVSEDRLDEVVEALGRHIADGGQAYWVCPLVEESEKSDLAAAEMRAEQLRMRFGERIGVVHGRMKGPEKDAVMEAFAGNRLSVLVATTVIEVGVDVPNATLIVIEHADRFGLAQLHQLRGRVGRGGGLSRCLLLRGAALSETARARLALMRETNDGFRIAEEDLRLRGSGELLGTRQSGEMAFRLATPDMLADLLQCAQDDARLLIDRDGGLERARGEAARTALYLFDRDAGVALLRSG, encoded by the coding sequence ATGCGCCCGCTTATCCTCAATCCGCTGTTCGCCGAAGTCACCGCGCTGAAGGGCGTCGGCCCCGCGCTTGCGAAGCCGCTCGAACGACTCGGCCTTGCGCGCGTCGTCGACGTCGCCTTCCATCTGCCCAGCGGCTGGGTCGACCGGGTGGCGCGCGACGAACTGGACGAGGCGGACGTCGGCCGCATCATCGCGATCCAGCTGACGCCCACCGACTATCGGGTGTCCAGCGGCCGCGGACCGACGCGCGTGCAGGCGGTCGACGCGCGTGGCAACCACGTCAGCCTCGTCTATTTCGGCGGATCGTCGGGCTGGGTGAAGAAGCTGCTGCCGCTGGGTGAGCCGCGTCGCGTATCCGGCAAGCTCGAGCAATACGGCCAGACGCTGCAGATCATCCACCCCGACCTCGCCGAACCCGACGAGCCGTTTCGCGCGCGTGAGCCCATCTATCCGCTGTCCGAAGGGCTGACGTCGCGCCGGCTCGGCGCGCTCGCGCAGCAGGCGGTCGAGCGCGCGCCGGCGCTCCCCGAATGGATCGAACCCGGCCTCAAGGCGAAGCGCGGCTGGCCCGACTGGCGCGACGCACTCGCGCGCGTTCACGACGACCCCGCCGACAAGGCCGCGCGCGAACGCCTCGCCTATGACGAAGTCTTCGCCAACCAGCTCGCGATGACGTTGGTGCGCGCCGACACGCGCAAGCGTCGCGGCCGCGCGCTGCACGGCGACGGCCGGCTGCGCGATCTCTTGCAATTACCCTACACGCTGACCGGCGCGCAGAGCCGCACGATCGCGGAGATCGAGGGCGATCTCGCCCAGACCGCGCCGATGCTGCGCCTGCTCCAGGGCGATGTCGGCGCCGGCAAGACGCTCGTCGCCGCCTTCGCGATGCTGATCGCGGTGGAGGCGGGCGCGCAGGCGGCGATGCTCGCGCCCACCGAAATCCTCGCGCGCCAGCATTACGAGGTTCTGCGCCGCACGCTCGCCGGCCTGCCGATCGCAATCGCCGTGCTGACCGGCCGCGACAAGGGCCGCGCGCGCGAGGCGACGCTGATGGCGCTCGCCGCGGGCGAGATCGACATCCTCGTCGGCACGCACGCGATCTTCCAGGATGCGGTCGGCTACAAGGACCTGGCGCTCGTGGTGGTCGACGAACAGCATCGCTTCGGCGTCGCCGAACGGATGATGCTGCAGGCGAAGGGCCGCACCCCGCCGCACCTGCTCGCGATGACCGCCACGCCGATCCCGCGCACGCTGACGCTGGCGCAATATGGCGAAATGGACGTCAGCCGCCTCGACGAGATGCCGCCCGGCCGCCAGCCGATCGAAACGCGCGTCGTCAGCGAGGATCGGCTGGACGAGGTGGTCGAGGCGCTGGGCAGGCATATCGCCGACGGTGGCCAGGCCTATTGGGTCTGCCCGCTGGTCGAGGAGAGCGAAAAGAGCGACCTCGCCGCCGCGGAGATGCGCGCCGAACAGCTGCGGATGCGGTTCGGGGAACGGATCGGCGTCGTCCACGGCCGCATGAAGGGGCCGGAGAAAGACGCGGTGATGGAGGCGTTCGCGGGCAACCGCCTCTCCGTCCTTGTCGCGACGACGGTGATCGAGGTCGGCGTCGATGTGCCCAATGCGACGCTGATCGTCATCGAACATGCCGATCGTTTCGGTCTTGCGCAACTCCACCAGCTGCGCGGTCGGGTCGGGCGGGGCGGGGGGCTGTCGCGCTGCCTGCTGCTGCGCGGTGCCGCGCTCAGCGAGACCGCGCGTGCCCGCCTCGCGCTGATGCGTGAAACCAACGACGGCTTCCGCATCGCCGAGGAGGATCTGCGCCTGCGCGGCAGCGGCGAATTGCTCGGCACGCGTCAGTCGGGGGAGATGGCCTTCCGCCTCGCCACGCCCGACATGCTCGCCGACCTCCTCCAATGCGCGCAGGACGACGCCCGCCTGCTCATCGACCGCGACGGCGGCCTCGAAAGGGCACGCGGCGAGGCGGCCCGCACCGCGCTCTATCTGTTCGATCGCGACGCCGGCGTCGCGCTGCTCCGGTCGGGGTGA
- a CDS encoding YXWGXW repeat-containing protein: MIRRIGLLLAIGGGLLLASAASAQVSINVSVGIAPPPLPVYAQPPLPGPDYVWTPGYWAWDDIEEAYYWVPGTWVMAPRPGLLWTPPWWGWSDGAYIFHAGYWGPHVGFYGGVPYGFGYTGFGYQGGYWNGGHLFYNRVVNTITNVHVTNVYQQNIVVNHITRVSYNGGPGGVQARPSRQDWIAAHEAHVAPTPNQFAHFAAARSDPRLFATANHGRPPIVATARPMATGRVPGGDPRRGGWQPHGAPPPAGAAMIAAAGYRSPHAPGAGGMPHGAPDPARAFDGAPMPIVHRGGPAPWQHDAAMDAHPARQPWRDAPPPPRAAPAPVRWNGNGGWGHPQPTPRMNAMAMGGHGWGAPPHAAPPPRVTFHAPPPPRPMGPPHPPHDEGGNHHEHHG, from the coding sequence ATGATACGGCGGATCGGACTATTGCTGGCGATTGGTGGCGGCCTGCTCCTGGCGTCGGCGGCGTCGGCGCAGGTTTCGATCAACGTCAGCGTCGGCATCGCACCGCCACCCCTGCCCGTCTATGCGCAGCCGCCGCTGCCCGGCCCGGACTATGTCTGGACCCCCGGGTATTGGGCGTGGGACGATATCGAGGAGGCGTATTACTGGGTGCCGGGCACCTGGGTGATGGCGCCGCGGCCGGGCTTGCTGTGGACCCCGCCCTGGTGGGGATGGAGCGACGGCGCCTATATCTTCCACGCCGGCTATTGGGGGCCGCACGTCGGCTTTTACGGCGGCGTGCCTTACGGCTTCGGCTATACCGGGTTCGGCTATCAGGGCGGATACTGGAACGGCGGCCACCTATTCTACAACCGCGTCGTCAACACCATCACGAACGTCCACGTCACCAACGTCTATCAGCAGAATATCGTGGTGAACCATATCACGCGCGTCAGCTACAATGGCGGGCCGGGCGGCGTGCAGGCGCGGCCGAGCCGGCAGGACTGGATCGCCGCGCACGAGGCGCATGTCGCGCCGACGCCCAACCAGTTCGCGCATTTCGCCGCGGCGCGCAGTGACCCGCGGCTGTTCGCAACCGCCAATCACGGCCGCCCACCGATCGTCGCCACCGCGCGGCCGATGGCGACGGGACGCGTGCCCGGGGGCGATCCGCGTCGGGGCGGCTGGCAGCCGCATGGCGCACCGCCCCCGGCGGGTGCGGCGATGATCGCCGCGGCCGGATATCGCTCGCCGCACGCGCCGGGCGCGGGTGGTATGCCGCACGGCGCGCCGGACCCGGCCCGCGCCTTCGACGGCGCGCCGATGCCCATCGTTCACCGCGGCGGGCCGGCGCCGTGGCAGCACGACGCGGCGATGGACGCGCACCCTGCGCGGCAACCGTGGCGCGATGCGCCGCCGCCGCCGCGCGCCGCCCCGGCGCCGGTGCGGTGGAACGGCAATGGCGGCTGGGGCCATCCGCAACCGACGCCACGCATGAACGCGATGGCGATGGGCGGCCATGGCTGGGGCGCGCCGCCACATGCCGCGCCGCCGCCACGCGTCACCTTCCACGCTCCGCCGCCGCCGCGCCCGATGGGGCCACCGCATCCGCCGCATGACGAGGGCGGCAATCATCATGAGCATCATGGGTAG
- a CDS encoding PilZ domain-containing protein — MADAAFMAYSQERAEPRDEVHHRTRARLVDGRTISVLVVNLSPGGLMLRSDAAVSVGEWVRVQLPVIGEVQAAVRWALGGRIGCQLERGVPANRYHAVLGAMQG; from the coding sequence GTGGCGGATGCTGCTTTCATGGCCTATTCCCAAGAGCGGGCAGAACCACGCGACGAGGTGCACCACCGCACGCGCGCGCGGTTGGTCGACGGGCGGACGATATCGGTATTGGTCGTCAACCTGTCGCCCGGCGGGCTGATGCTTCGCAGCGATGCGGCCGTCAGCGTCGGCGAATGGGTGCGCGTGCAGTTACCCGTGATCGGCGAGGTCCAGGCCGCGGTGCGATGGGCGCTGGGCGGCCGGATCGGCTGCCAGCTGGAACGCGGCGTCCCGGCCAACCGCTATCATGCCGTACTGGGCGCGATGCAGGGCTGA
- the tyrS gene encoding tyrosine--tRNA ligase, whose translation MTYASDLLNTLSTRGYVHQMTDAGALDALAAKQVVPGYIGFDPTAPSLHVGSLVQIMLLRRLQQTGHKPIVLMGGGTGKIGDPSFKDEARKLLGEDGIKANVASIKRIFERFLTFGDGPTDAVMLDNAEWLDALEYIPFLREVGQHFSVNRMLSFDSVKLRLDREQSLSFLEFNYMILQAYDFRELAHRHGCRLQMGGSDQWGNIVNGIELARRMDGTEVFGVTTPLITTADGGKMGKTMAGAVWLHEDQLPHFDYWQFWRNTDDRDVGRFLRLFTDLPLDEIARLEALEGAGINEAKKVLANEATAMCRGRAAAEEAAETARRTFEEGASGGALPTFAVTGGSIGVVDALTALGFAKSKGEARRLIAGGGARIGADKVTDETQVIAVGDEPVRLSAGKKHHGLLISAK comes from the coding sequence ATGACCTACGCTTCCGACCTGCTCAACACGCTCTCGACGCGCGGCTACGTCCACCAGATGACCGACGCGGGCGCGCTCGATGCACTCGCCGCCAAGCAGGTCGTGCCCGGCTATATCGGCTTCGATCCGACCGCGCCCTCGCTGCACGTCGGCAGCCTGGTGCAGATCATGCTGCTGCGCCGTTTACAGCAGACGGGCCACAAGCCGATCGTGTTGATGGGCGGCGGCACCGGCAAGATCGGCGACCCGAGTTTCAAGGACGAGGCGAGGAAGCTGCTCGGCGAGGACGGGATCAAGGCGAACGTCGCGTCGATCAAGCGGATCTTCGAACGCTTTCTGACCTTCGGCGACGGGCCGACCGATGCGGTGATGCTCGACAATGCCGAATGGCTCGACGCGCTCGAATATATCCCCTTCCTGCGCGAGGTCGGTCAGCATTTCAGCGTCAACCGGATGCTCAGCTTCGATTCGGTGAAACTGCGCCTCGACCGCGAACAGTCGCTGAGTTTCCTCGAATTCAACTACATGATCCTCCAGGCCTACGACTTCCGCGAACTGGCGCACCGCCACGGCTGCCGGTTGCAGATGGGCGGCAGCGACCAGTGGGGCAATATCGTCAACGGCATCGAGCTCGCCCGCCGCATGGACGGGACCGAGGTGTTTGGCGTCACCACGCCGCTGATCACCACCGCGGACGGCGGCAAGATGGGCAAGACGATGGCGGGTGCGGTCTGGCTGCACGAGGACCAGTTGCCGCATTTCGATTACTGGCAGTTCTGGCGCAACACCGACGACCGCGACGTCGGCCGTTTCCTGCGGCTGTTCACCGACCTGCCGCTGGACGAGATCGCCCGGCTGGAAGCGCTGGAGGGCGCCGGCATAAACGAGGCGAAGAAGGTGCTGGCCAACGAGGCGACCGCGATGTGCCGCGGCCGTGCCGCCGCCGAGGAGGCCGCCGAGACGGCGCGGCGCACGTTCGAGGAAGGCGCGAGCGGCGGGGCGTTGCCGACGTTCGCGGTGACGGGCGGGTCGATCGGCGTGGTCGATGCGCTGACCGCGCTGGGCTTCGCCAAGTCGAAGGGCGAGGCGCGGCGGCTGATCGCGGGCGGCGGCGCGCGGATCGGCGCGGACAAGGTGACCGACGAGACGCAGGTGATCGCGGTGGGCGATGAACCGGTGCGCCTGTCCGCCGGAAAGAAGCATCACGGCCTACTCATTTCGGCGAAATAA
- a CDS encoding M23 family metallopeptidase, protein MKRAVAPLALLMLGGCIPSVDMPVQDTAPPPMPHASPRYDPARDDRPRYDPPRDEQQRDDPPTYPRVSSRPAQRPIPRPAPYDSDERSSPQVDQPVAMPRTARPVWEARPVTPDAQVVAEQRYLVRPGDTLRAIADRTGAGSEAIARANDLAPPFTVQAGERLTIPGGRYHLVRQGESGIAIARAYGIEWSRIVAANALDEPYILRAGQRILIPGDAARPASAAERAAAFSLEIDDILTGGEPAPAPRQAPAKPVASARRVLPPTAVVEAPVRLAGGGFAWPVDGAVVGRFGPGRSGERNDGITIAAPIGTPIRATADGVVAYAGDGIAALGGLVIVKHGGGWTSVYGYASKLLVQRGQSVRRGQTIALSGDTGFADRPELHFELRKGRTPVDPQGQLPRR, encoded by the coding sequence ATGAAGCGCGCCGTCGCCCCGCTCGCGCTGCTGATGCTGGGAGGATGTATCCCGAGCGTCGACATGCCCGTTCAGGATACGGCGCCCCCGCCCATGCCGCACGCGTCTCCCCGGTACGATCCGGCACGGGACGACCGGCCCCGATACGACCCACCCCGCGACGAGCAGCAGCGCGACGATCCGCCAACCTATCCCCGCGTCTCGTCACGCCCGGCGCAAAGGCCCATTCCACGCCCGGCGCCCTATGACAGCGACGAGCGGTCATCACCGCAAGTCGACCAGCCCGTGGCGATGCCGCGGACCGCGCGGCCGGTGTGGGAAGCGCGCCCCGTCACGCCCGATGCCCAGGTGGTGGCCGAGCAGCGGTACCTCGTCCGGCCCGGTGACACGTTGCGCGCGATCGCCGATCGGACGGGGGCAGGATCGGAAGCGATCGCCCGCGCCAACGACCTTGCGCCGCCCTTTACGGTGCAGGCGGGCGAGCGCCTGACGATCCCGGGCGGCCGGTACCATCTGGTCCGCCAGGGTGAGAGCGGCATCGCGATCGCACGCGCCTATGGCATCGAATGGTCGCGGATCGTCGCGGCCAATGCGCTGGACGAGCCGTATATCCTGCGCGCGGGCCAGCGCATCCTGATCCCCGGCGATGCTGCGCGCCCCGCCTCCGCGGCCGAGCGCGCCGCCGCCTTTTCGCTCGAAATCGACGACATCCTGACCGGTGGCGAACCCGCGCCCGCACCGCGGCAGGCGCCCGCCAAGCCGGTCGCCAGCGCGCGCCGCGTGCTGCCGCCGACCGCAGTGGTCGAGGCGCCGGTACGGCTGGCGGGCGGCGGCTTCGCCTGGCCCGTCGATGGCGCGGTCGTCGGCCGCTTCGGCCCCGGGCGCAGCGGCGAGCGCAACGACGGCATTACCATCGCCGCACCGATCGGCACGCCGATCCGCGCGACCGCGGACGGCGTCGTCGCCTATGCCGGCGACGGCATCGCTGCGCTCGGCGGTCTCGTCATCGTCAAGCACGGCGGTGGCTGGACCAGCGTCTATGGCTATGCCAGCAAGCTGCTCGTCCAGCGTGGACAAAGCGTCAGGCGCGGCCAGACGATCGCGCTGTCGGGCGACACCGGCTTTGCCGACCGGCCCGAACTGCACTTCGAATTGCGCAAGGGCCGCACGCCGGTCGATCCGCAGGGGCAGTTGCCGCGGCGGTGA
- the serS gene encoding serine--tRNA ligase, producing MHDIRSLRDDPAAFDAALARRGAEPQSARLIALDDSRRAAIAAAQDAQTRRNELSKGIGQAKAQKDEARAQALMAEVAALKDALPALEAAEAQAAAALDDALAALPNRPTVDVPEGADEDDNVVVHTRGTPPAFAFPAREHDAIGAAIGLDFETGVALAGARFTLVRGAAARLQRALGQFMIDRLTRDHGYEEVCPPLLVRDEAMFGTGQLPKFAEDLFRTTDGRWLIPTAEVSLTNIVRESILPESELPLRFAALTPCFRSEAGAAGRDTRGYIRQHQFDKVEMVSIVTPDASEAEHERMTACAEGVLDALELPYRRMLLCAGDMGFAAARTYDLEVWLPGQARYREISSCSTCTDFQARRMNARYRVEGEKTPRFVHTLNGSGLAVGRTLVAVLENYQQADGSVAVPAVLRPYLGGLDRLEPAR from the coding sequence ATGCACGACATCCGCAGCCTTCGCGACGACCCCGCCGCCTTCGATGCCGCCCTTGCCCGCCGCGGCGCCGAGCCCCAGTCCGCGCGGCTGATCGCGCTCGACGACAGCCGGCGCGCGGCGATCGCGGCGGCGCAGGACGCTCAGACCCGCCGAAACGAACTGTCGAAGGGTATCGGCCAGGCCAAGGCGCAGAAGGACGAGGCACGCGCGCAGGCGCTGATGGCAGAGGTCGCGGCGCTGAAGGATGCGCTGCCTGCGCTCGAGGCAGCCGAAGCGCAAGCCGCCGCGGCGCTCGACGATGCGCTCGCCGCACTGCCCAACCGGCCCACCGTCGACGTGCCCGAGGGCGCCGACGAGGACGACAATGTCGTCGTGCACACCCGCGGCACGCCCCCCGCCTTTGCCTTTCCGGCGCGCGAGCATGACGCGATCGGCGCGGCGATCGGCCTCGATTTCGAGACGGGCGTCGCGCTGGCGGGGGCGCGCTTCACGCTGGTGCGCGGGGCCGCCGCCCGGCTGCAACGCGCGCTCGGCCAGTTCATGATCGACCGGCTGACGCGCGACCATGGCTATGAGGAGGTGTGCCCGCCCCTGCTCGTCCGCGACGAGGCGATGTTCGGCACCGGCCAGCTCCCCAAGTTCGCCGAGGACCTGTTCCGCACGACCGATGGCCGCTGGCTGATCCCGACCGCCGAGGTGTCGCTGACCAACATCGTGCGCGAGTCGATCCTGCCGGAGAGCGAGCTGCCGCTGCGCTTCGCCGCGCTCACGCCCTGCTTTCGGTCAGAGGCCGGCGCGGCGGGGCGCGATACGCGCGGCTATATCCGCCAGCATCAGTTCGATAAGGTCGAGATGGTGTCGATCGTCACCCCCGATGCGTCGGAGGCGGAGCACGAGCGGATGACCGCGTGCGCCGAGGGCGTGCTCGACGCACTGGAACTGCCCTATCGTCGGATGCTGCTGTGCGCGGGCGACATGGGCTTCGCCGCCGCGCGGACGTATGACCTCGAGGTCTGGCTGCCCGGCCAGGCGCGCTATCGCGAGATTTCAAGCTGTTCGACCTGCACCGATTTCCAGGCCCGGCGGATGAACGCGCGCTACCGCGTCGAGGGCGAGAAGACGCCGCGTTTCGTCCATACGCTCAACGGCTCTGGCCTTGCGGTCGGGCGGACGCTGGTGGCGGTGCTGGAAAATTATCAGCAGGCGGACGGGTCGGTCGCGGTACCGGCGGTGCTGCGACCGTATCTGGGCGGGCTCGACCGGCTGGAGCCCGCGCGCTGA
- a CDS encoding host attachment family protein encodes MQVPHNAFVLVADGRKALFFRNEGDADYPNLQVEHAEEHVNPADRDQKTDAAGQASSTQSGSMGETDFHQQEEDRFAAETADMLKRRALANDFESLVIIAPPRTLGELRKHYHKEVSDRLKGELAKDLTGHPVADIEKALQSA; translated from the coding sequence ATGCAGGTCCCGCACAATGCGTTCGTGCTCGTCGCCGACGGGCGCAAGGCGCTGTTCTTCCGTAACGAGGGCGATGCCGACTATCCCAACCTCCAGGTCGAGCACGCCGAAGAGCATGTGAACCCCGCCGATCGCGACCAGAAGACCGACGCCGCGGGCCAGGCATCCTCGACGCAAAGCGGATCGATGGGCGAAACCGACTTCCACCAGCAGGAAGAGGATCGCTTCGCCGCCGAAACCGCCGACATGCTGAAGCGTCGTGCGCTGGCCAACGATTTCGAATCGCTCGTCATCATCGCGCCGCCCCGGACGCTGGGCGAGCTCCGCAAGCATTATCACAAGGAAGTCAGCGACCGGTTGAAGGGTGAACTGGCGAAGGACCTTACCGGTCATCCCGTCGCCGACATCGAGAAGGCGCTGCAATCCGCCTGA
- the dksA gene encoding RNA polymerase-binding protein DksA, whose protein sequence is MSLKQQAYFRTKLLRWKEAILSDAAGTLNQLQLDSLREADLTDRASSETDWSIELRTRDRQRKLIAKIDAALRRIEEGEYGYCEVTGEPISLGRLEARPIATMTLEAQERHERTEKVSRED, encoded by the coding sequence ATGAGCCTGAAGCAGCAGGCCTATTTCCGCACGAAGCTGCTGCGCTGGAAGGAGGCGATCCTCAGCGACGCCGCCGGCACGCTCAACCAGCTACAGCTCGATTCGCTGCGCGAGGCGGATCTGACGGATCGCGCATCGAGTGAGACGGACTGGTCGATCGAACTGCGCACCCGCGACCGGCAGCGCAAGCTGATCGCCAAAATCGACGCCGCGCTGCGCCGCATCGAAGAGGGCGAATACGGCTATTGCGAGGTGACCGGAGAGCCGATCAGCCTCGGCCGGCTGGAAGCGCGCCCGATCGCGACGATGACGCTGGAGGCGCAGGAGCGCCACGAGCGGACCGAGAAGGTGTCGCGCGAGGATTGA
- a CDS encoding YdcH family protein produces the protein MHTAHQQALETKHAALDRRIADETHRPMPDAATLTDLKRQKLRLKEEIARL, from the coding sequence ATGCACACCGCGCATCAACAGGCTCTGGAGACCAAGCATGCCGCGCTCGATCGCCGCATCGCCGACGAAACCCATCGCCCGATGCCCGACGCGGCCACGCTCACCGACCTGAAGCGCCAAAAGCTGCGACTCAAGGAAGAGATCGCCCGGCTCTGA
- a CDS encoding YdcH family protein codes for MDETEIAARLDRLRIEHRDLDVAIEALAATTRPDQLQIARLKKRKLRLRDEISMLEDELIPDIIA; via the coding sequence ATGGACGAGACGGAGATCGCCGCACGGCTCGACCGCCTGAGGATCGAGCATCGCGACCTCGACGTCGCGATCGAGGCGCTCGCGGCGACGACCAGGCCCGACCAGTTGCAGATCGCCCGCCTCAAGAAGCGCAAGTTGCGCCTGCGCGACGAGATTTCGATGCTGGAGGACGAGTTGATCCCCGACATCATCGCCTGA
- a CDS encoding DUF1465 family protein, with amino-acid sequence MIADRPESRIHRRLIDSLYTEAMLLADEARAYFDEVGRNERDALDPLIRVGFSCESLKVTTRLMHVIAWLLTQRAVDAGELKAREALDPTRRLGAAPSFDADLLDALPPRARALVASSADLHRRVGLLDEALDGAAVAPSPVHGLHDRIAQAF; translated from the coding sequence ATGATCGCCGATCGTCCCGAATCACGCATCCATCGCCGCCTGATCGACTCGCTCTATACCGAGGCGATGCTGCTGGCCGACGAGGCGCGAGCGTATTTCGACGAGGTCGGCCGCAACGAACGCGATGCGCTCGATCCGCTGATCCGGGTCGGCTTTTCGTGCGAGTCGCTGAAGGTGACGACGCGGCTGATGCACGTCATCGCCTGGCTGTTGACGCAGCGCGCGGTCGATGCGGGTGAGCTCAAGGCGCGCGAGGCGCTCGATCCGACGCGGCGGCTTGGCGCGGCGCCGTCGTTCGACGCCGATCTGCTCGACGCCCTGCCACCGCGCGCGCGCGCGCTCGTCGCCTCGAGTGCGGACCTGCACCGCCGCGTCGGGTTGCTCGACGAGGCGCTGGACGGCGCGGCGGTCGCACCGAGCCCGGTCCATGGCTTGCACGACCGGATCGCCCAGGCGTTCTGA
- a CDS encoding glycoside hydrolase family 130 protein, whose protein sequence is MNAADVFTTLDILLQPDPSRTVIRPFDFGYPDAFAGDRPTRVQQVASRLMALDEDMRTRMLGLLHEAMRKRHRNVDDAFLRRYAEMKDRLDVGEVSDVRDRLLLGAYFSQEYAFESAALFNPSIVRAPDERGDVGSVRFVLSLRGIGEGHISSVTFRTGTWDGDRGLVIDPASDQGVPPQIESDDEGGWVKLHSPDSRDISETVIFPTLPSQRQGVEDMRLVNFTDHDGVESVLGTYTAFDGRDTRCELLRGIDERTYEMRPLLGAMAGYKGMALFPRRIDGQFVMLGRQDNEQIWLLRSDDLYTWETGAPIMAPRYPWEFVQIGNCGSPLEIDEGWLVFTHGVGMVRGYCVGACLLDKADPSKVLARTPSPLLFPSAEQRGGYVPNVTYSCGALLHGRSILLPYAVGDEHTAFAVGKVDDLLSVMAPQ, encoded by the coding sequence ATGAACGCAGCCGACGTCTTCACCACGCTCGATATCCTGTTGCAGCCCGATCCGTCGCGAACGGTGATCCGGCCCTTCGATTTCGGCTATCCCGATGCCTTCGCCGGGGATCGGCCGACCCGCGTCCAGCAAGTGGCCTCGCGCCTGATGGCACTCGACGAGGACATGCGCACGCGCATGCTCGGCCTGCTGCACGAGGCGATGCGCAAGCGGCATCGCAACGTCGACGACGCCTTCCTACGCCGGTACGCGGAGATGAAGGACCGGCTCGACGTCGGCGAGGTGTCCGACGTCCGCGACCGGCTGTTGCTGGGTGCCTATTTCAGCCAGGAATATGCGTTCGAATCGGCGGCGCTGTTCAACCCCAGCATCGTCCGCGCGCCAGACGAGCGCGGTGATGTCGGCAGTGTCCGCTTCGTCCTGTCGCTGCGCGGGATCGGCGAGGGACATATCTCGTCCGTCACTTTCCGCACCGGCACCTGGGATGGCGACCGCGGCCTCGTCATCGACCCTGCGAGCGACCAGGGCGTGCCGCCGCAGATCGAAAGCGACGATGAGGGCGGCTGGGTAAAGCTGCACTCACCCGATAGCCGGGACATTTCCGAAACGGTGATCTTCCCGACGCTGCCGAGCCAGCGCCAGGGTGTCGAGGACATGCGCCTGGTCAATTTCACCGACCATGATGGGGTCGAAAGCGTGCTCGGCACCTACACCGCGTTCGACGGGCGCGATACGCGCTGCGAATTGCTGCGCGGTATCGACGAGCGGACGTACGAGATGCGCCCCTTGCTCGGCGCGATGGCGGGCTACAAAGGTATGGCGCTGTTCCCGCGCCGCATCGACGGCCAGTTCGTGATGCTCGGGCGGCAGGACAACGAACAGATCTGGCTGCTACGCTCCGACGACCTCTATACGTGGGAGACGGGCGCGCCGATCATGGCGCCGCGCTACCCGTGGGAGTTCGTGCAGATCGGCAATTGCGGATCGCCGCTCGAGATCGACGAAGGCTGGCTGGTCTTCACGCACGGCGTCGGGATGGTGCGCGGCTATTGCGTCGGCGCCTGCCTGCTCGACAAGGCGGACCCGTCGAAGGTGCTGGCCCGCACCCCCTCACCGCTGCTCTTCCCCAGCGCGGAACAGCGCGGCGGCTATGTGCCCAACGTTACGTACAGTTGCGGCGCGCTGCTCCACGGGCGTAGCATCCTTTTGCCCTATGCGGTCGGCGACGAGCATACCGCCTTCGCGGTCGGCAAGGTCGACGATCTGTTGTCGGTGATGGCGCCGCAATAA